From one Eptesicus fuscus isolate TK198812 chromosome 3, DD_ASM_mEF_20220401, whole genome shotgun sequence genomic stretch:
- the DONSON gene encoding protein downstream neighbor of Son, translating to MASSVPGYSPSFKKPPETLRLRRKRARSLGAELAPGGRPEPAPRRAALAAGLPLRPYPAAGRGGGPGAPGRNPFARLDNRPRAAAEPPDGPPQAPGPFPGSRRERDVLRAEKPEGTALAGPLQGAPEMPSHTSHRSFSESDMPPSGSAELPVDWSLKTRLLFTSSHPFAWADHLKAQEEAQGVVQHCRAVDVTLPPSIQDPKLCTELRCAFQQSLVYWLHPAFPWLSLFPRIGADRKMSAKTSPWSNDESLQHILMSDWSVSFTSLYNLLKTKLCPYFYVCTYQFTILFRAAGLAGNDVITALISPTTRGIREAMKNEGIEFSLPLVKESGHEKKKASGTSLGPGEEQAISDEDEEESFSWLEEMGVQDKIKKPDMLSIKLRKEKHEVQVDHRPESVVLVKGANTLTLLNFLINCRSVIAASGPQAGLPPTLLSPRAFRGATMQMLKARSVNVKKQGVSGYKDQFSLEITGPIMPHSLHSVTMLLRSSQRGSFSAGLYTHEPTAVFNICPPVDQVLGKETVREELANCGLHPKTLDQLSQTPVLGKSSLRSVEMSDYVYNWRS from the exons ATGGCCTCCTCGGTGCCCGGCTACTCGCCCAGCTTCAAAAAGCCGCCCGAGACCCTGCGGCTGCGACGGAAACGGGCCCGGAGCCTGGGGGCCGAGCTCGCGCCCGGGGGGCGGCCCGAGCCGGCGCCCCGCCGAGCCGCTCTGGCGGCCGGGCTGCCCCTGCGCCCCTATCCGGCGGCGGGCAGAGGCGGCGGCCCGGGCGCGCCCGGCAGGAACCCCTTCGCCCGCCTGGACAACCGGCCGCGGGCCGCCGCGGAGCCTCCGGACGGGCCGCCCCAGGCGCCGGGCCCG TTTCCAGGTTCCCGTCGGGAGCGTGACGTGCTGCGGGCAGAGAAGCCGGAAGGAACAGCCCTGGCCGGACCGCTCCAGGGAGCGCCCGAGATGCCATCGCAT ACTTCACACAGATCATTCTCCGAATCTGATATGCCCCCCTCAGGAAGTGCAGAGTTACCTGTGGACTGGAGTCTTAAAACGCGACTCCTTTTCACCTCTTCTCACCCCTTCGCCTGGGCAGATCACTTGAAAGCACAGGAAGAGGCCCAGGGTGTCGTCCAGCATTGCAGAGCAGTAGACGTTACTCTGCCTCCAAGTATACAG GACCCCAAGCTCTGCACTGAGCTGCGATGTGCCTTCCAGCAGAGCCTGGTCTACTGGCTGCACCCCGCCTTTCCCTGGCTCTCCCTGTTCCCGCGGATTGGAGCTGACCGGAAAATGTCTGCAAAGACAAGCCCTTGGTCGAATGATGAATCCCTACAACACATTTTAATGAGTGACTG GTCTGTGAGCTTCACTTCTTTATATAATCTTCTGAAGACAAAACTTTGCCCCTATTTCTACGTTTGTACCTATCAATTTACTATCCTGTTTCGTGCAGCAGGATTAGCAGGAAATGATGTAATCACGGCTCTCATATCGCCTACAACTAGAGGTATAAGAGAAGCTATGAAAAATGAAG GTATCGAATTTTCTCTGCCTTTAGTAAAAGAAAGTGGCCATGAGAAGAAGAAAGCATCTGGGACAAGCTTGGGACCTGGGGA GGAGCAAGCCATCAGTGATGAGGATGAAGAAGAAAGTTTCTCCTGGCTGGAAGAGATGGGTGtgcaagataaaattaaaaagccagaCATGCTCTCCATCAAGCT GCGTAAAGAGAAACACGAGGTACAAGTGGACCACAGACCTGAGTCTGTCGTGTTGGTGAAGGGAGCAAACACCTTGACGTTGCTGAATTTTTTGATCAACTGTCGGAGCGTGATCGCTGCTTCAGGTCCACAGGCAGGACTTCCGCCAACTCTCCTGTCCCCGAGAGCGTTCCGGGGTGCCACCATGCAGATGCTGAAG gcACGAAGTGTGAATGTGAAGAAGCAGGGTGTTTCTGGATACAAAGATCAATTCAGCTTGGAGATCACAGGTCCCATCATGCCTCATTCTCTACATTCTGTGACCATGCTCCTCAGGTCCTCACAGAGGGGGTCCTTCTCTGCAGGACTGTATACACACGAGCCTACCGCTGTGTTTAACATCTGCCCACCCGTGGATCAAGTACTGGGAAAG GAGACTGTGCGTGAGGAGCTTGCCAACTGTGGGTTGCACCCTAAAACTCTGGACCAACTTAGCCAAACACCAGTACTGGGGAAATCCTCCTTACGGAGTGTGGAAATGAGTGACTACGTCTATAATTGGAGATCCTGA
- the CRYZL1 gene encoding quinone oxidoreductase-like protein 1 — protein MKGLYFQQSSTDEKITFVFQERENLPVAEDNYVKLQVKACALSHVNTKLLAEMKMEKDFFPVGREIAGIVLDVGSKVSFFQPDDEVVGILPLDSEDPGLCEVVRVHEHYLVHKPEKVTWTEAAGTVRDGVRAYTALHYLSRLSPGKWVLIVDGASALGTIAIQLAHHRGAKVISTAGSLEDKQYLEGLRPALARVIDVSSGKGHVAESCLEETGGLGVDIVLDAGVRLYSKDDEPAVKLQLLPHKHDILTLLGVGGHWVTTEENLQLDPPDSHCLFLKGATVAFLNDEVWNLSNVQQGKYLCVLRDVMEKLATGVFRPRLEEPIALREAQLSMAMVQENQGRKKQVVQF, from the exons ATGAAAGGCTTATATTTTCAACAGAGTTCTACAgatgaaaaaataacatttgttttTCAAGAACGG GAAAATCTTCCTGTTGCCGAGGATAACTATGTGAAACTTCAAGTTAAAGCTTGTGCTCTGAGCCACGTAAATACAAAG CTTCTGGCGgaaatgaagatggagaaggATTTCTTTCCTGTTGGGAGAGAAATCGCTGGAATCGTGTTAGATG TTGGAAGTAAGGTATCATTCTTCCAACCTGATGATGAAGTAGTCG GAATCTTACCCCTGGATTCCGAAGACCCGGGACTTTGTGAAGTCGTGCGAGTGCATGAGCACTACCTGG TTCACAAGCCAGAAAAAGTGACGTGGACAGAAGCCGCTGGAACCGTTCGGGACGGAGTGCGCGCCTACACAGCTCTGCATTACCTGTCTCGGCTCTCCCCCGGGAAGTGGGTGCTGATCGTGGACGGAGCAAGT GCACTTGGGACAATAGCTATTCAGTTAGCACACCACCGAGGAGCCAAAGTGATTTCCACAGCGGGCAGCCTGGAAGACAAGCAGTACCTTGAAGGACTCAGGCCTGCTCTCG CCCGAGTGATCGACGTGTCCAGTGGGAAAGGCCATGTTGCTGAAAGCTGTTTAGAAGAAACAGGTGGCCTGGGGGTAGACATTGTCCTGGATGCTGGAG TGAGACTATATAGTAAAGATGATGAACCAGCTGTAAAATTACAACTACTACCACATAAGCATGATATCCTCACACTTCTGGGTGTCGGAGGCCACTGGGTGACGACAGAAGAAAACCTGCAG CTGGACCCTCCAGATAGCCACTGCCTCTTCCTCAAGGGAGCCACGGTGGCTTTCCTTAATGACGAAGTTTGGAACTTGTCAAATGTACAACAAGGAAAGTACCTTT GTGTCTTAAGAGATGTGATGGAGAAGTTAGCGACTGGTGTTTTCAG gccTCGCTTGGAGGAGCCCATTGCACTGCGGGAGGCCCAGCTGTCCATGGCGATGGTCCAGGAAAACCAAGGAAGGAAAAAGCAAGTTGTTCAGTTTTAA